ATTCCTCGACTGTTTCAAACCTATTAGCTTGCCCGTAACCATTTTAGACATCGAAAAATTGTTAGACTCTGTTGGAGCAACCGCCACACACTTTGATGACGACGTTTCAAGCATGGATGCTTCACCCAACGCCTGACACCTATAAGCAATAGTTGAACACTTCTCTAAATTTGTTACCTTTGATCAATTAGCCGTAACAAAACGGGGACCACTAATAAGAGATTTGACCGATCCGGCAACTTGAACTCCTTTCTTCCGAGAGCCAAATTGAATATTACTGATTGTTTCCATCCAAAACCACTTCATTTGGCAAAACCATATTCGCAACATGAGTCTTCTCTTAGACATCCCTGGACAAGAACCCACCAatgacttccttttctttaccgTTGATTTCCGAATCCCGAGACAAGAACCCACCAATGACTTCCTTTCTTTACCGTTGATTTCCGAATCAATAGCCGCGTCTTCATCCCAAGGCACGAAGACATTAACGTCCAGCTCTTTCTTATTGGTATCCAAAAGGGATACCTTTGCAACCGAAGGCTCTAAACAAGAGCTAGGCTCAACATAAGACACCTTATCAATACCACCCACAATTCCACCTTTATAAGAACCAAAACATAAACTTTGATCGTTACAACTGGCATCGAAAAGCATAATGTACATGTCATTAAGGCAAATATTATTGACTTGACCTTCATTACAGCCGTAACATTTTTTTACTTCCAAACACCGTTAGCTTACCACATACAATCTTTTACTTTGTTCCGAAGTAAATAATTCAAATGATCAATACACACTGTAAAATTGGAGTTTAACAAATCAACGAATTTACAATTATAATTGGTTGAAGATCGGTTGAATAAAGAAAGTAAAACCGTTTTGTTAAAAAGGGGGGAAAATTAAtattgtgttataattcagtaggcttataactacctttagtggtttgattcttgatgttataattcagtaggcttataactacctttagtgatttgattcttgattaagaatactaataatgaagtgtaagaacaaagatgataatggagagaaagaaagaaacactttgtaagtgtgagaaatggtgcaagtttaatgcttgcattcatgagtatttatagcctaaaatctcaatataaaaatacatactttgtgtaccaaaattgactatatgtatacaccaaaattgactatccatatctatattattattattattataacactcccccttggatagcaattttattttgttgaagatcaactataaattactgcctcgttaaaaaccttgctaaagaaaacccagtgggaaaaaaactttagctaagggaaaaagagtgcagcatggagttgactccccctcaagtagacatcgcttcagctgttacatcttttgaacatgtctcatgccaatgttatgaacgtgtgttctgaaaatagcagttggaagtgctttcgtgaaaagatcagcagagtttttgctagattgcacatatctcatttcaatctggttgtccttaatgagattttgagtgtatgagaagaatctaggtggtatgtgttttgttcggtcacttttgatatacccttctttcatctgtgctatgcaagctgcattatcttcaaagatagttgttggacttttatcgcgttctagtccacaagaatcagtaatgagttgtgtcattgatctcaaccaaaaacattctcgagtagcttcatgtaatgcaatcacttcggcatgatttgacgatgtagcaacaagtgtttgtttttgagaacgccatgatattgcagtacctccatttaggaatacatatccagtttgagatttagctttatgtggatcagataaataacctgcatctgcataaccaaccaaatcttgttttgattcgttagaataaaataatcctaaatcagtagttcctcgaaggtatcgaaatatgtgtttgatcccattccagtgtcttttggtaggagcagagctgaaccttgccaacaaattaactgcaaaagaaatgtcaggtcttgtacaatttgtaagatacataagagctccaattgcactaagatatggtacttctggtccaagaatgtcttcttgatcttcacatggacgaaatggatcagcttcaacattgagtgatctaacaaccataggagtacttaatggttttgccttgtccatattgaaacgtttcaaaatcttttcagtatatgttgtttgatgtacaagtaaaccattaggcatatgctcaatttgtaaaccaaggcaatacttggtttttccgagatctttcatttcaaattctttctttagaagttgaatggcttcatggatctctttatttgtacctatgatgttaagatcatcaacataaacagctatgatcacatatccggatgttgttttcttaatgaaaacacaagggcaagtaagattatttgtataccctttgcttatcaagtaatcacttaatcggttataccacatacgtcccgattgttttaacccatataaagatctttgtaatttaatcgaatacatttctttgggttttgcatttgatgcttctggtaccttaaatccttcaggtatcttcatatatatatcactatcaagtgatccatatagataagcagtcacaacatccatgagatgcatttctaaatttttagaaactgtcaggctgattaagtatctaaaagtaattgcatccataacaggggaataagtttcttcataatcaattcctggtctttgagaaaaaccttgagctacaagtctagctttataccttgtaacttcatttttctcatttctttttcggacaaaaatccatctgtatcctacaggtttcacatctttaggagtgagaatgatggatccgaaaacctttcttttattgagtgattctaattcagctcgtattgcttctttccattgagcccaatcatgtctattttgacattcaaccatagatgttggttctggatcatcatcattattcatgatgtcatacgcaacattaaatgaaaatttctcatcaagatttttcatttcatttcggttccataatatttttgaatatgcataattgattgcaatttctgtattgacatcatcaatctcctctgcagtaggagtagtgatttgtggttcttcttgaacactttcttttacttcattatcagctgattttctttttcgaggatttttatcctttgaaccaattggtcttccacgtttctgacgtggcaaagattcatgagtgacgttattgccagcttttggaatttcaattcgagctggagtatttactgctggtatatatgattttgtcaccgtttttgtatctgtaaatgcatcaggcaattgatttgcaagttcttgtatatgcattatcttttgaacttctgtctcgcattcttttgtgcgaggatcaagatactttaattgaggttcacaccatgaaacatcattttctttatttttcatttctccccctaatctagggaacaatgtttcattaaaatgacaatcagcaaaacgtgctgtaaaaacgtcacctgtcataggttcaatataccttaatattgaagatgtttcatatccaacatatattcccaacctcctttgaggacccatttttgtacgttgtggtgtcgcaattggaacatacactgcacaaccaaatgttctaagatgggaaatatttggctcttgaccaaaagcaagttgtaggggggaatatttatgacttgcacttggtctgatgcgaatcaatgcagcagcatgtaaaattgcatgaccccatatagatacagggagttttgttctcattatcaatggtctagcgattaactgtaaacgtttaatcaatgactcggctaaaccattttgtgtatgcacatgagcaacagaatgttcaacaacaattcctatagacatgcaatagtcattaaatgcttgagatgtaaattcaccagcattatcaagtctcacccttttaatggtgtaatcaggaaaatgagctctcaatttaataatttgggcaagaaattttgcaaatgccacattacggcttgataacagacaaacatgagaccatctgctagatgcgtctattagaaccatgaaatatctaaatggtccacatggtggatgaattggtccacatatatcaccttgaattctttcaagaaacattggtgattctttctcaaccttaagtggtgagggtctagttatcaattttccaagagagcaagatgtacatggaaccattgtatcatgatggatttttctatcctttagtggatgtccatgagtacattcaataatccttttcatcattgttgatcctggatggcctaatctgttatgccataaactgaatacaccaggatcaatatatttttcgttaactaccatatgtatttctggtacatttatatgtgtataatgtaatccagaactaagtcttggcagtttttcaaccacatgactcttgtcagtgatacttaaatatttctcattttctgttgtcactgactgataatcatacccgttaaggtatatgtcggagaaactcaataaatttctgcttgatttgggagaaaataaggcatcatttattaaaaattttgtaccatttggtagtatgaaatttgcctttcctatcccttttatcaagttagcaggtcctgatattgtatgtatagttccttccgttggttttagatcaataaaatatttctcggatttaagtatagtgtgtgtagttccactgtctgctatacagagatctccaccacttgattgatgttgtattccagcaaaattcatattgaacttcatatataagaaataaatagtgagtacattaatattacacaatattttaaacgcaaatagatagtactgaaacatttagcaaacataatgacaaagacagacgatattaaatcgtttatttttcaaaagacacacaacttaaacattcaagaaatcttcatataaatcagatggtttctcagtgactgttggatcaatattatccacaaaatttacttccttttctttacctttcagcgaatcctgatacatcttaacaagatgtttagatgttcggcaagtattagcccagtggcccattctaccacatctgtagcaagattcttcagaatttttagaagaattttcttcaacatcttgtttaatgggcttgttttgtggttgatatttatattttcgtggattactatttctttgaccaccacggccacgaccacgaccacgtccacgcccattaccattaccataaggatggtttctaccatagttatggcttttggcatgatgatggtgatggttattataaccacgaccttgcccgcgtccttgtccctgtttataattatttgcagtatttgcttcagggattgcaagtgtaccagtaggacgggattgctgatttttcattaatagctcatcattttgctctgcaactaagagatatgaattaagttcaggatatgttttgaactttagcattctcaaatttctttgcactgtgatgtttgcagcattcattgtggagaaagttttctccatcatgtctgcatcactaatttcatgtccacagaatttaagttgtgaacatgtattatacagagctgagctgtattcatttactttcttaaagtcttggaaccttaatgttctccattgttccattgcagctggaagtaaaatttctctttgattattgaatctgcttttgagaccttcccataaaacatggggatcttctacagtcacataattattttgtaagcattcatcaatatgttgatgaataaagcaacatgccgtagcttgttctttttcagaacaagtgttgttttcatttatggtttcaagaatgcccattgatttaagatgcatttttacttttatgacccatggcatgtagttgtttccagttgattctaaaggagtaaatttaagcttttccagattcgacattttctattatcaaaaattaaaacaaacatcatgataaattagagtcaatttatattcataagtatataaacattaaacataaatttaatataacataaatgataagtaggtgacagtgtcgaccatgtgtaagcaatcataaataaatgttatataacaaaaatataaatattagtaaacataaatgaaaaatttggcgacagtgtcgaccatatattttttcaggtggtataaccgacctatatcattctggtggtataaccgaccatatatcattttggtggtataaccgaccatatatcattttggtggtataaccgaccatatatcattttggtggcagagccaaccatatttagtattaagattatcgtgctgataacgtgttataattcagtaggcttataactacctttagtggtttgattcttgatgttataattcagtaggcttataactacctttagtgatttgattcttgattaagaatactaataatgaagtgtaagaacaaagatgataatggagagaaagaaagaaacactttgtaagtgtgagaaatggtgcaagtttaatgcttgcattcatgagtatttatagcctaaaatctcaatataaaaatacatactttgtgtaccaaaattgactatatgtatacaccaaaattgactatccatatctatattattattattattataacatattgaacGATTTGTGAAATAGAAGATGAGAAAGATGAAATATATCAGGAAGAGGGAAAGACTAATGAAGGGATTAATCGATAAGAGGAAGAAGATAAGCTGAGAGAATAAAAGGTTAATGGGGTAAAAATACAACTTTGAATGGTTTAGTCTATTTGAAGGTGAATGGTTCAGAAGCTCGTTCAGCGCATACTCTCATTCAGAGTACCTTTTAAACATTATCAAACACGTTGAATGCTAACCGATCCAGCATTCAGCCCTGAATGGTCCCATCCAACACCAAACAAACACAACCTTAGTCACTTACGGAATGAAATaaactaatattaaaaatatcaatattactCAAGGTTAATCAACTAGTAAATATATGTTCCTTGCTTTCTTTTTGAAGAATATCAACATATTATTatattgttaaaataataaataataataataatagttattatattttatatatatatatatatatatatatatatatatatatatatatatatatatatatatatatatatatatatatatatattcatttgaaaAACACAACAAGACAAAAAAATGAAACTATTCATTTGAAACTTTTTCACAATTTTGTCACCTTACCCCTCGGTCTTTACATTATGTTAAATTTCACCGCCTTTTGATTACCTTTTTAATTTTGCCCAACCCTCTAATTTTAAgggatatatattaaaaactgtaaaataataaaacaaagacATAAGTGGATGGGTGGCTTCGTGGCCTTTATTGTTTCCAGATGGGTGCATGTTCGATTCTTACAGGGGGggctctttttttttttcttcgagGCTAGCGATTTTGGGCCCAGCGAAGCGGGCCGACCCGAATACTTGTATTATATTATACATGAAATTGATTACAACCTATACATCCTTATATGATACACCACCACAAATCAATGAAATAAGAATATTTCATTAATTAAAATAGCATTACATAAAATTTAAACATTACTTTAATAATTATCAAGTAATAAACAACATAACTAAAAAAGTACAATTAAGATACGATAGAACTATTCTTCATCATCGGTATCTTCAAACGCCTTTGCATATTTCTTTTTAAGTTTCGCCCTAGCTTTCATGACCATCTGGTATTCGTCGGGAGGCAAGTCGGTTGATACAGGTTGGGAGAGAAGTTTTAAGCATTTTAACATCGTACGCGTCTCGCTTTCCTTTGCTAGCTTTATCATAGTATGTCTTGCTTCATTTGCGGAATTGACAATTGATTGCCGGGCTTCCTCAGACGACAAACGAGATGCCGCATCCGACAAACCTGAACTCCGTTGACTCTTGCCACGACCCGGTGGACGGCGGATGAGATCATCTCGAAATAGACTCTCAAAATGATTCGGGTTCGAGTTCGGGTTCGGGTTCAGGTTGTCATCCTCCTGATTGATTGGTTCATCGGGGAATACATGTTGATCGATTGGTGTCTTTCTTTTGTTGCTCATGACACTTTCAGAACTTAAGAATTTGGGACAATCTTTAAGAACGAGCCACGCCTCTTCAAGGTTGAATGGCCTCCCGGTTTGTTCCTTGAAGGCCTTTCGCGAGTGTGACATAATATCCGCGTCCGAAGCTCCATTTGTGCAATGCTCTGCAAGTTTGGAGTGAATTCCTATGAATCGCTTTATATCTTTTGACATCTTACTCCATTTCCCAGTTATTTGATCCGCTCGTCGAGCCTCGCTCACAAGTGAATTGTATTGTTTTCGGACGGCACCCCAAAAAGAATCATTTGTATCAGAATTTCCGACACCCACATTTTCAGAAACGCGGGCCCAACACTCGGCCAATATCCGACTTTCCTCGTCGGTCCAAGGCACTGTAACCCTTTTTGGCTTTTTACCTTTCGGGTCGGATTGTTTGGGTTCTTGGGTTTCTTCGGGTTCGGGTTCGGCTTGGGTTTCTTCAACCTCCTCGAATGGTGTTTGATGTTGTGGCTCGGTAAATTGTGAAGTTACTGAACTAGACGTTAATGTGAAGGGGGAGTTATTTGGTAAATTATGGGTTGAAACATGGTGTCCAGTCTCCTTCAAAAGCTGGGAATCCATTTTAATAGAGACCTGAATGGGTGATGACAGGTTCATTGACAAGGCCCAATTAATTTGTCCGGAAAATTGTAACAGTTCGTATTAGCATAAATATTTAGACAAAAAGCAAAGGTAAGGACAACTTGGATTTTAcaaaaaaaggtaaaaaaaaaagaaaagaaaaaagaaaaaggaaacaagTACTCACTTGGCCTTTTAGAGTATTAGCAGTTTGCATTCCCAAAACAACTGGTTGATAAACCACCTGTACACAGATCATAGATCATATAACTATGAAGTAATAATGACATCAACCACCaaactaattaaaattatataatgtCACCTTTTTAGGGCGTTTAATCGCCTGATCCATGTCATCCATTGTCTTATTGCCAGAAAAATTAAGCTCCCGATTTAACATTTCTAACCAAAACAGTGCATGTGAGCTACTAACGATTTTTGTTAAATGAAAGCTACTATTAAAATATTCCATAATGCACATCTGTACATTGATAAAAAGCTCAAGCCATCTCTAGTTCTCATTATGTCGTTTAGAGTAAAGTAGCATCAACATCATGTAACATAAGTATAAACATAAAAAATAGAAAACCACATATATAAGAAATGCACCCAAGATGATATCAATGAACCATCATGTATCATGACTTcaggaattaaaaaaaaaaaaaaaaaaaaaagtgatagTATCATCTCACCTGATGAAACACGAGCACTGTCTTCAACCGTACTCCGTTGACTCTTTCCACGACCCGGTGGACTCGGGTTCGGGTTGTCATCCTTTTGATTGATCGGTTCATCGGGGAATACATCTTGATAGGTTGGTGTCTTTCTTTTGTTGCTCATGACACCATCAAAACTTAAGAATTTGGGACAATCTTTGAGAACGCGCCACGCATCTTCAAACGTGAATTGCCTCCCGGTTTGTTCCTTGAAGGCCTTTCGTGAATGCGACATGATATCCGCGTCCGAAACTCCACTTTCTTCAAGTTTGGAGTAAATTCTTACGAATCGTCTTATGTCTTTTGACATCTTACTCCATTTCCCGGTCAATTGATCCCCTCGTCGGGCCTCGCTCACGAGTGAATTATATTGTTTTCGGACGGCGCCCCAAAAAGAATCCTTTGTTTGAGAGTTGCCGTCATCCATATTTTCAGAAACGCGAACCCAACACTCGGCCAAAATCCGACTTTCTTCGTCGGTCCAAGGTACTTTAACCCTTTTTGGCTTTTTACCTTTCGGGTCGGATAGTTCGGGTTCTTGGGTTTCTTCGGGATCGGTTCGGGTTTCTTCAACGTCCTCGGGTGACGGTGCGTGATGTGGCGGATGAGTATATTGTGGAGTTATGGAAGTGGACGATGAGGGGGAGTTATTTGGTTGGTTATGGGTTGTTACATGGTGTCTAGTATCCTTTATAAGCCCATTTGATCAGtccaaaaaaattataaaaattcgtATCAGAATAAATATTTAGACAAAGAGTAAAGGTATGGTCAGCTGGATTTTATaaagaaaaagtaaaaaaaaaatatgaggCAAGTACTCACTTGGCCTTTCAGTGTATCAGGAGTTTGAATTCCTAATATAACTGGTTGATACACAACCTGTACATAGATAATAGATCGTATAACTATGAAGTAATAATGACATCAACGAccttaaaaaaaataaagataGATAATGTCACCTTTCTAGAGCGTTCAATCGCATGATTCATCTCATTCATTGTCTTATTGCCAGATATATTAAGCTCCTGAATTAACATTTCTAACCAAAATACTTAATGTGAGCTACTAACAAATTTTGTTAAATGAAAACTACTATTAAAAACTCCAGAATGCATTTCTGTACATTGATAGTAAGCATAAGCCATCTTTAGTTCTCATTATGCCGTTTACAGTAGAGTAGCATCAACAATATGGTGGTGTTTGTTATTCGGTCGgcagatcttattatgtcttataTCTGCACTCACACAGACGTTTTTACTGCAGactgtttgtttttctgaagatataacataaaataatgtcttattctgtctgcaacctcgcagacttagaaatatgcTTTTAAGTGACGCGGACAGGATTAAGTTATTTTGctgacataaaaacaaacagtcttcactaTTCAACATACAAACCTTTAGGCCACATCTTTACAAAGATTGCCTGCAAGTATTCGGACAAAAACATCTTCAAAGCAAACAACACCTATGTAACATAAgttacaaaaacaaaaaaaaaaacaaaaaaaaaaaacaaaaaaaaaaaaaaaaaaactacgtaCAAAAGAAGGAAATCAAGTCGCATCACGTCTTATTATCACCAGATGTATACAAAAGGTCAAA
This window of the Rutidosis leptorrhynchoides isolate AG116_Rl617_1_P2 chromosome 7, CSIRO_AGI_Rlap_v1, whole genome shotgun sequence genome carries:
- the LOC139856906 gene encoding uncharacterized protein isoform X3, which translates into the protein MLIQELNISGNKTMNEMNHAIERSRKVVYQPVILGIQTPDTLKGQDTRHHVTTHNQPNNSPSSSTSITPQYTHPPHHAPSPEDVEETRTDPEETQEPELSDPKGKKPKRVKVPWTDEESRILAECWVRVSENMDDGNSQTKDSFWGAVRKQYNSLVSEARRGDQLTGKWSKMSKDIRRFVRIYSKLEESGVSDADIMSHSRKAFKEQTGRQFTFEDAWRVLKDCPKFLSFDGVMSNKRKTPTYQDVFPDEPINQKDDNPNPSPPGRGKSQRSTVEDSARVSSEMLNRELNFSGNKTMDDMDQAIKRPKKVVYQPVVLGMQTANTLKGQVSIKMDSQLLKETGHHVSTHNLPNNSPFTLTSSSVTSQFTEPQHQTPFEEVEETQAEPEPEETQEPKQSDPKGKKPKRVTVPWTDEESRILAECWARVSENVGVGNSDTNDSFWGAVRKQYNSLVSEARRADQITGKWSKMSKDIKRFIGIHSKLAEHCTNGASDADIMSHSRKAFKEQTGRPFNLEEAWLVLKDCPKFLSSESVMSNKRKTPIDQHVFPDEPINQEDDNLNPNPNSNPNHFESLFRDDLIRRPPGRGKSQRSSGLSDAASRLSSEEARQSIVNSANEARHTMIKLAKESETRTMLKCLKLLSQPVSTDLPPDEYQMVMKARAKLKKKYAKAFEDTDDEE
- the LOC139856906 gene encoding uncharacterized protein isoform X1; amino-acid sequence: MTNYDLQMNPHMEQINGEIRDNFRALADGFQKLDKIEDSTRQNRMLEDLTGKMRECKRLIEKFDHEIELEESKSPLEVSKKLKDEKQSMIKALNSYMSFIKIYQNILGNKRVEHFIMEAGNSETTAEDNARVSSEMLIQELNISGNKTMNEMNHAIERSRKVVYQPVILGIQTPDTLKGQDTRHHVTTHNQPNNSPSSSTSITPQYTHPPHHAPSPEDVEETRTDPEETQEPELSDPKGKKPKRVKVPWTDEESRILAECWVRVSENMDDGNSQTKDSFWGAVRKQYNSLVSEARRGDQLTGKWSKMSKDIRRFVRIYSKLEESGVSDADIMSHSRKAFKEQTGRQFTFEDAWRVLKDCPKFLSFDGVMSNKRKTPTYQDVFPDEPINQKDDNPNPSPPGRGKSQRSTVEDSARVSSEMLNRELNFSGNKTMDDMDQAIKRPKKVVYQPVVLGMQTANTLKGQVSIKMDSQLLKETGHHVSTHNLPNNSPFTLTSSSVTSQFTEPQHQTPFEEVEETQAEPEPEETQEPKQSDPKGKKPKRVTVPWTDEESRILAECWARVSENVGVGNSDTNDSFWGAVRKQYNSLVSEARRADQITGKWSKMSKDIKRFIGIHSKLAEHCTNGASDADIMSHSRKAFKEQTGRPFNLEEAWLVLKDCPKFLSSESVMSNKRKTPIDQHVFPDEPINQEDDNLNPNPNSNPNHFESLFRDDLIRRPPGRGKSQRSSGLSDAASRLSSEEARQSIVNSANEARHTMIKLAKESETRTMLKCLKLLSQPVSTDLPPDEYQMVMKARAKLKKKYAKAFEDTDDEE
- the LOC139856906 gene encoding uncharacterized protein isoform X2, with the protein product MLVFHQELNISGNKTMNEMNHAIERSRKVVYQPVILGIQTPDTLKGQDTRHHVTTHNQPNNSPSSSTSITPQYTHPPHHAPSPEDVEETRTDPEETQEPELSDPKGKKPKRVKVPWTDEESRILAECWVRVSENMDDGNSQTKDSFWGAVRKQYNSLVSEARRGDQLTGKWSKMSKDIRRFVRIYSKLEESGVSDADIMSHSRKAFKEQTGRQFTFEDAWRVLKDCPKFLSFDGVMSNKRKTPTYQDVFPDEPINQKDDNPNPSPPGRGKSQRSTVEDSARVSSEMLNRELNFSGNKTMDDMDQAIKRPKKVVYQPVVLGMQTANTLKGQVSIKMDSQLLKETGHHVSTHNLPNNSPFTLTSSSVTSQFTEPQHQTPFEEVEETQAEPEPEETQEPKQSDPKGKKPKRVTVPWTDEESRILAECWARVSENVGVGNSDTNDSFWGAVRKQYNSLVSEARRADQITGKWSKMSKDIKRFIGIHSKLAEHCTNGASDADIMSHSRKAFKEQTGRPFNLEEAWLVLKDCPKFLSSESVMSNKRKTPIDQHVFPDEPINQEDDNLNPNPNSNPNHFESLFRDDLIRRPPGRGKSQRSSGLSDAASRLSSEEARQSIVNSANEARHTMIKLAKESETRTMLKCLKLLSQPVSTDLPPDEYQMVMKARAKLKKKYAKAFEDTDDEE